Proteins from a single region of Malaclemys terrapin pileata isolate rMalTer1 chromosome 25, rMalTer1.hap1, whole genome shotgun sequence:
- the SCRN2 gene encoding secernin-2 isoform X2, with product MAEQNRPAPSSCDCFVALPPATASRAVIFGKNSDRPRDEVQEVVYLPAATYARGAKLKCTYIEVEQVERTHAVILSRPAWLWGAEMGANEHGVCIGNEGVWTKEPVGEEEALLGMDLVRLGLERGRSAHEALQAITALLERYGQGGSCKEEPTPFVYHNTFLLADRTEAWVLETAGRYWAAQRIREGTRNISNQLSIGTEITAEHAGLRRHAQSQGWWSGDGEFNFTKVFSLTHQPVRMEAAKARYCAGKELLQQHAGRITAETIMAILRDKASGICVDSEGFRTTGSMVSILPQDPALPCVHFFTATPDPSRSIFKPFIFVANVTPVLQAMSPSFGDKDPVQKVPRFQSRVDRRHQLYRAHQAALDLMETNQEQGQKLQQTMQDLERQGLEAMKEMLASGITLDPEELADLLFDCVDTEIKFYK from the exons ATGGCCGAGCAGAACCGCCCCGCGCCCTCCTCCTGCGACTGCTTCGTCGCTCTCCCTCCAGCCACCGCCTCCCGGGCCGTGATCTTCGGCAAAAATTCAGACCGGCCTAGAGATGAGGTCCAGGAAGTCGTCTATCTCCCTGCTGCAACCTATGCCAGGGGGGCAAAACTCAAG TGCACGTACATAGAGGTTGAGCAGGTAGAGAGGACCCACGCGGTGATTCTGAGCCGCCCGGCCTGGCTGTGGGGCGCCGAGATGGGAGCCAATGAGCATGGCGTCTGCATTGGGAACGAAGGGGTGTGGACCAAGGAGCctgttggggaggaggaggccCTGCTGGGCATGGACTTGGTCAG GCTGGGTTTGGAGAGAGGCAGGTCGGCTCATGAAGCCCTGCAGGCCATCACGGCTTTGCTGGAGCGCTACGGCCAGGGCGGCAGCTGCAAGGAGGAGCCGACCCCTTTCGTTTATCACAACACCTTCCTGCTGGCGGACCGCACCGAagcctgggtgctggagacagccGGCCGGTACTGGGCAGCCCAGAGGATCCGAG AAGGGACCCGGAATATCTCCAACCAGCTGAGCATCGGCACGGAGATCACCGCCGAGCACGCAGGGCTGAGACGCCacgcccagagccagggctggtggaGCGGGGATGGGGAGTTCAACTTCACCAAGGTCTtctctctgacccaccagcctgtgcGGATGGAGGCGGCCAAGGCCCGGTACTGCGCTGGCAAGGAGCTACTACAGCAGCACGCAG GCCGCATCACGGCGGAGACCATCATGGCCATCCTGCGGGACAAGGCCAGTGGGATCTGCGTGGACTCGGAGGGCTTCCGCACCACGGGGAGCATGGTGTCCATcctcccccaggaccccgccttgCCCTGCGTGCATTTCTTCACAGCCACGCCCGACCCCTCCAG GTCCATATTCAAGCCCTTCATCTTCGTCGCCAACGTGACTCCGGTCCTACAGGCGATGTCTCCGAGCTTCGGTGACAAGGACCCCGTCCAGAAGGTCCCTCGATTTCAGAGCAGAGTTGATCGGAGACACCAGCTCTACCGGGCACATCAGGCAGCACTTGATCTCATGGAGACTAACCAG GAGCAGGGCCAGAAGCTCCAGCAGACCATGCAAGATCTGGagaggcagggcctggaggccatgaaggaaatgctggcCAGTGGTATCACGCTGGACCCGGAGGAGCTGGCTGACCTCTTGTTTGACTGTGTGGACACAGAAATCAAGTTCTACAAATAA
- the LRRC46 gene encoding leucine-rich repeat-containing protein 46, whose amino-acid sequence MPRDLQQSPAEEGRSITDSLIAQRNLSCPAEKETPESISKALASLLTIRLDRENICAISNLQGLREVRSLYLQENQIETIENLSCLPNLRFLSLAGNRVRVVENLRDLRQLQFLDLSQNRIETLDPDELPRTLRILNLSGNRCTHQNGYRELVLGALPHLMKLDTQLIPSWRDPDPAEEEEEEGASDDSDSEEDDDDDDVPELTGPFCADKEFFAGLRQELAGRSQRRRQEALSEHQARLEELTERQRLMQPPGDLCPGSREGRLAPSPAEEGAAGGRSPAPGLREPHPKPKSGSRLLSLPKAGGSARSGTPHTGGQSKRGSGACLKPLKGEASTTVKTTARAAKK is encoded by the exons ATGCCCAGGG ACCTTCAGCAGAGCCCCGCAGAGGAAGGGAGGAGCATCACTGACTCTCTCATCGCCCAGAGAAACCTGTCCTGCCCTGCAGAAAAAGAGACCCCAGAGAGCAT ATCCAAGGCCTTGGCGTCGCTGCTCACCATCCGCTTGGACAGGGAGAACATTTGCGCTATCAGCAACCTGCAGGGTCTGAGAGAGGTCCGCAGTCTCTACCTGCAAGAG AACCAAATTGAGACCATTGAGAATCTCAGCTGCCTTCCCAACCTCCG gtTTCTCTCACTGGCTGGGAACCGCGTCCGGGTAGTGGAGAACCTCCGGGACCTGCGACAACTGCAGTTCCTGGACCTGTCGCAGAACCGGATCGAGACACTGGACCCTG ATGAGCTGCCCCGGACCCTCCGCATCCTGAACTTATCGGGAAACAGGTGCACCCACCAAAATGGCTACAG AGAGTTGGTGCTCGGGGCCTTGCCCCATCTCATGAAGTTGGACACCCAGCTTATCCCCAGCTGGAGGGACCCTGACCCagcggaggaggaggaagaggagggagcttCTGATGACAGTGACtctgaggaagatgatgatgatgatgatgtcccTGAGCTGACTGGTCCTTTCTGTGCAGACAAAG AGTTCTTTGCGGGTCTCCGCCAGGAGCTGGCTGGCCGCTCAcagaggaggaggcaggaggCGCTGAGCGAACACCAGGCCCGGCTGGAGGAGCTCACAGAGCGACAGAGACTGATGCAGCCGCCAGGAGATCTGTGCCCAGGAAGCCGGGAGGGCCGCCTGGCACCTAGCCCAGCGGaggagggagctgcaggagggagatCGCCAGCCCCTGGCCTGCGTGAGCCGCACCCCAAACCCAAGTCAGGATCTCGGCTGCTTTCTCTACCGAAGGCAGGCGGCTCTGCGAGGTCTGGCACCCCACACACTGGCGGGCAGAGCAAGCGCGGGAGCGGGGCCTGCCTCAAGCCCCTGAAAGGGGAGGCTTCCACCACAGTTAAAACTACAGCCAGAGCAGCAAAGAAGTGA
- the SCRN2 gene encoding secernin-2 isoform X1, producing the protein MAGSSAGQGDPLEKWLRVGDPDSPCFFLATMAEQNRPAPSSCDCFVALPPATASRAVIFGKNSDRPRDEVQEVVYLPAATYARGAKLKCTYIEVEQVERTHAVILSRPAWLWGAEMGANEHGVCIGNEGVWTKEPVGEEEALLGMDLVRLGLERGRSAHEALQAITALLERYGQGGSCKEEPTPFVYHNTFLLADRTEAWVLETAGRYWAAQRIREGTRNISNQLSIGTEITAEHAGLRRHAQSQGWWSGDGEFNFTKVFSLTHQPVRMEAAKARYCAGKELLQQHAGRITAETIMAILRDKASGICVDSEGFRTTGSMVSILPQDPALPCVHFFTATPDPSRSIFKPFIFVANVTPVLQAMSPSFGDKDPVQKVPRFQSRVDRRHQLYRAHQAALDLMETNQEQGQKLQQTMQDLERQGLEAMKEMLASGITLDPEELADLLFDCVDTEIKFYK; encoded by the exons ATGGCTGGCTCGAGCGCTGGGCAGGGAGACCCACTTGAGAAGTGGCTGAGAGTGGGTGACCCTGACTCACCTTGTTTCTTCCTAGCTACGATGGCCGAGCAGAACCGCCCCGCGCCCTCCTCCTGCGACTGCTTCGTCGCTCTCCCTCCAGCCACCGCCTCCCGGGCCGTGATCTTCGGCAAAAATTCAGACCGGCCTAGAGATGAGGTCCAGGAAGTCGTCTATCTCCCTGCTGCAACCTATGCCAGGGGGGCAAAACTCAAG TGCACGTACATAGAGGTTGAGCAGGTAGAGAGGACCCACGCGGTGATTCTGAGCCGCCCGGCCTGGCTGTGGGGCGCCGAGATGGGAGCCAATGAGCATGGCGTCTGCATTGGGAACGAAGGGGTGTGGACCAAGGAGCctgttggggaggaggaggccCTGCTGGGCATGGACTTGGTCAG GCTGGGTTTGGAGAGAGGCAGGTCGGCTCATGAAGCCCTGCAGGCCATCACGGCTTTGCTGGAGCGCTACGGCCAGGGCGGCAGCTGCAAGGAGGAGCCGACCCCTTTCGTTTATCACAACACCTTCCTGCTGGCGGACCGCACCGAagcctgggtgctggagacagccGGCCGGTACTGGGCAGCCCAGAGGATCCGAG AAGGGACCCGGAATATCTCCAACCAGCTGAGCATCGGCACGGAGATCACCGCCGAGCACGCAGGGCTGAGACGCCacgcccagagccagggctggtggaGCGGGGATGGGGAGTTCAACTTCACCAAGGTCTtctctctgacccaccagcctgtgcGGATGGAGGCGGCCAAGGCCCGGTACTGCGCTGGCAAGGAGCTACTACAGCAGCACGCAG GCCGCATCACGGCGGAGACCATCATGGCCATCCTGCGGGACAAGGCCAGTGGGATCTGCGTGGACTCGGAGGGCTTCCGCACCACGGGGAGCATGGTGTCCATcctcccccaggaccccgccttgCCCTGCGTGCATTTCTTCACAGCCACGCCCGACCCCTCCAG GTCCATATTCAAGCCCTTCATCTTCGTCGCCAACGTGACTCCGGTCCTACAGGCGATGTCTCCGAGCTTCGGTGACAAGGACCCCGTCCAGAAGGTCCCTCGATTTCAGAGCAGAGTTGATCGGAGACACCAGCTCTACCGGGCACATCAGGCAGCACTTGATCTCATGGAGACTAACCAG GAGCAGGGCCAGAAGCTCCAGCAGACCATGCAAGATCTGGagaggcagggcctggaggccatgaaggaaatgctggcCAGTGGTATCACGCTGGACCCGGAGGAGCTGGCTGACCTCTTGTTTGACTGTGTGGACACAGAAATCAAGTTCTACAAATAA
- the MRPL10 gene encoding 39S ribosomal protein L10, mitochondrial, with the protein MAAVALCCRGPRRTGWLPTLQIIRHAKAVTRHWKAMHFERQKLMAVTEYVAPKPAVPEKCITPYIEAAKEENGYAKLLHWQVVETFRDSRMIAMCQHNFTPSEEMLLMKHRLRKYNIHVKFFPNEIVRPYLSVSKYKNLLPLFVGFNLMLVSPEIKVKEMLRILKNVPQITLLGACIDDTILSKQGVINYSKLPSMEITQGQVVGTLSLLASQMCALVQHSSVHLTGLLDQYIKQQSGGAGETDGKAGEAQAELGPAKSSAGL; encoded by the exons ATGGCGGCCGTGGCTTTGTGCTGCCGGGGGCCCCGCAGGACGG GCTGGCTGCCCACCCTGCAGATCATCCGCCATGCCAAGGCAGTCACTCGGCACTGGAAGGCGATGCACTTTGAGCGGCAGAAACTGATGGCGGTGACGGAGTACGTCGCTCCCAAACCGGCCGTCCCAGAGAAGTGCATCACTCCCTACATCGAAGCAGCCAAGGAG GAGAATGGCTATGCAAAGCTGTTACACTGGCAAGTGGTGGAGACATTCCGGGACAGTAGAATGATCGCCATGTGTCAGCACAACTTTACGCCCAGCGAGGAAATGCTGCTCATGAAACACCGCCTCAGGAAGTACAACATCCATGTCAAGTTCTTCCCTAATGAG ATTGTGAGACCTTACCTGTCAGTATCCAAATACAAGAACCTCCTTCCTCTCTTTGTGGGCTTCAATCTCATGTTAGTGAGCCCAGAAATCAAGGTGAAGGAAATGTTGCGAATACTGAAGAACGTGCCACAGATAACCCTCCTAG GTGCCTGCATTGACGACACCATCCTAAGCAAGCAGGGGGTCATAAACTACTCCAAGCTGCCCTCTATGGAAATCACCCAGGGGCAAGTGGTGGGCACTCTTTCTCTCCTGGCGTCCCAGATGTGTGCTCTCGTGCAGCACAGCTCTGTGCACCTCACGGGTTTGCTGGATCAGTACATCAAACAGCAAAGTGGCGGAGCTGGGGAGACTGATGGGAAGGCCGGGGAAGCCCAGGCTGAGTTGGGGCCTGCCAAGAGCTCTGCGGGCCTTTGA